One region of Corallococcus silvisoli genomic DNA includes:
- a CDS encoding serine/threonine-protein kinase: MVTDDLLAHTVLSESGGAVTDGGGTPAVMTPPGLEVQEGAVLGNYQLERLLGEGSMGRVFQARHVRLGRQVALKVLRPEHARDSSFVQRFFQEARTVNQINHEHIVEIFDFVDASPDGYVYCVMELLRGQSLAALLKEEGLTLARVQRMGVQVCAALGAAHQVGVVHRDIKPDNLFISQRSGQQDFVKVLDFGVAKLITTQTGVNLTGTLDGTIVGTPAYMAPEQAAGLPVDARADIYAVGNILYEMLSGHPPFQAAAFGQLVVQIITQPPPPLPSHLPSGEPLPEELAALVMRCLAKEPEARPQQLAEVTTSLLLMPTQPREAPRTEVLEEAERPTLRMRVPGVLRDRRLQVVVGLTALALVSGITTWTGLHSMRAPEPAPEPKALPASVAVAPAPAVAPRMGAVDAPRMGAADAVTLTVHSSPPGAKVVRVDTGEELGVTPLMKALSRQEVPPRLRVELAGYAPLERPVELKQDAFVAELTVPLVKASPGPRRAPTRGTGRKGGSRGAVNDPFASQ, from the coding sequence ATGGTCACCGACGATCTCCTCGCGCACACAGTCCTGTCCGAATCCGGAGGCGCCGTGACCGACGGGGGCGGGACCCCGGCCGTGATGACGCCGCCCGGGCTGGAGGTCCAGGAGGGCGCGGTGCTGGGGAACTACCAGCTCGAGCGGCTGCTGGGCGAAGGCTCCATGGGGCGGGTGTTCCAGGCGCGGCACGTGCGGCTGGGCCGGCAGGTGGCGCTCAAGGTGCTGCGGCCGGAGCACGCGCGGGACAGCTCGTTCGTGCAGCGCTTCTTCCAGGAGGCGCGCACCGTCAATCAGATCAACCACGAGCACATCGTGGAGATCTTCGACTTCGTGGACGCGTCCCCTGACGGATACGTCTATTGCGTGATGGAGCTCCTGCGCGGGCAGAGCCTGGCCGCGCTCTTGAAGGAGGAGGGGCTGACGCTCGCGCGGGTGCAGCGCATGGGCGTGCAGGTGTGCGCGGCGCTGGGCGCGGCCCATCAGGTGGGCGTGGTGCACCGGGACATCAAGCCGGACAACCTCTTCATCAGCCAGCGCTCCGGACAGCAGGACTTCGTGAAGGTGCTGGACTTCGGCGTCGCCAAGCTCATCACCACGCAGACGGGCGTGAACCTCACCGGCACGCTGGATGGCACCATCGTTGGCACGCCCGCGTACATGGCGCCGGAGCAGGCCGCGGGGCTGCCGGTGGACGCCCGCGCGGACATCTACGCGGTGGGCAACATCCTCTACGAGATGCTCTCCGGCCACCCGCCCTTCCAGGCCGCGGCGTTCGGGCAGCTGGTGGTGCAGATCATCACCCAGCCTCCGCCGCCCCTGCCCTCGCACCTGCCGTCGGGCGAGCCGCTCCCGGAGGAGCTGGCGGCGCTGGTGATGCGCTGCCTGGCGAAGGAGCCGGAGGCTCGGCCGCAGCAACTGGCGGAGGTCACCACATCGCTCCTGCTGATGCCCACCCAGCCCCGGGAGGCGCCGCGCACGGAGGTCCTGGAGGAGGCGGAGCGGCCCACCCTGCGCATGCGGGTGCCCGGCGTCTTGCGCGACCGGCGGCTCCAGGTGGTGGTGGGGCTGACGGCGCTCGCGCTGGTGTCCGGCATCACCACGTGGACGGGCCTGCATTCGATGCGCGCGCCCGAGCCCGCCCCCGAGCCCAAGGCGCTGCCGGCGTCCGTCGCGGTGGCTCCGGCCCCGGCCGTCGCGCCACGGATGGGCGCGGTCGACGCGCCGCGGATGGGCGCGGCCGACGCGGTGACGCTGACGGTGCACTCGTCCCCACCGGGCGCGAAGGTGGTCCGCGTGGACACGGGCGAGGAGCTGGGCGTCACGCCGCTGATGAAGGCGCTGAGCCGGCAGGAGGTGCCTCCGCGATTGCGCGTGGAGCTGGCCGGCTACGCGCCGTTGGAGCGTCCGGTGGAGCTGAAGCAGGATGCCTTCGTTGCGGAGCTGACCGTGCCGCTCGTGAAGGCGAGCCCGGGACCGCGCCGCGCGCCGACCCGTGGCACGGGCCGCAAGGGCGGAAGTCGGGGTGCGGTCAATGATCCGTTCGCGTCGCAGTGA
- a CDS encoding FHA domain-containing protein, with amino-acid sequence MRALLLSLLIRQHMALQEKFNAKYPHPWLVWEAGAWNVPEEQNVAATRLPMMDLRDCLPAGDALCFELMGVADRGPLKLGRASQNTFVVNDATVSREQFALHPTSDGGWKVERLAQSRPVTVNGEALEAEQPRILRTGDELKVGDVRLTFHDAASFNARIARIAAQVLAQAGTPPPQR; translated from the coding sequence ATGCGAGCTCTGTTGCTCTCGCTGCTCATCCGGCAGCACATGGCACTCCAGGAGAAGTTCAACGCCAAGTATCCGCACCCGTGGTTGGTGTGGGAAGCGGGCGCGTGGAACGTCCCCGAGGAGCAGAACGTGGCGGCCACCCGGCTGCCCATGATGGACCTGCGCGACTGCCTGCCCGCGGGCGACGCGCTGTGCTTCGAGCTGATGGGGGTGGCGGATCGCGGCCCCCTCAAGCTGGGGCGCGCGTCGCAGAACACCTTCGTCGTCAACGACGCGACGGTCTCTCGCGAGCAGTTCGCCCTGCACCCCACCTCGGATGGTGGCTGGAAGGTGGAGCGGCTGGCGCAGTCCCGGCCGGTGACGGTGAACGGGGAGGCGCTGGAGGCCGAACAGCCCCGCATCCTGAGGACAGGCGACGAGCTGAAGGTGGGCGACGTGCGCCTCACCTTCCACGATGCCGCGTCGTTCAACGCCCGCATCGCCCGCATCGCCGCGCAGGTGCTGGCCCAGGCTGGAACGCCGCCGCCACAGCGCTGA